Proteins from a genomic interval of Apteryx mantelli isolate bAptMan1 chromosome 5, bAptMan1.hap1, whole genome shotgun sequence:
- the NPFFR2 gene encoding neuropeptide FF receptor 2 has product MDSDSSTDWPHMLSFNGTYKYLYLEGNVSYVDFYLHQPSVAAVFIISYLLIFLLCMVGNGVVCFIVLRSKHMRTVTNLFILNLAVSDLLVGIFCMPTTLLDNIIAGWPFGSMVCKMSGMVQGISVSASVFTLVAIAVDRFRCIVYPFKQKLTISTAVVIIAVIWILAVAIMCPSAVMSQVQEEKHFRVILGYGNETRPVYWCREDWPDPGMRKIYTTVLFANIYLAPLSLIVIMYARIGITLFNTAMPAAGKHSQEQRHLVSKKKQKVIKMLIIVALLFILSWLPLWTLLMLSDYANLSDVQLQIINIYIYPFAHWLAFFNSSVNPIIYGFFNENFRRGFQAAFKLQLCSREVIHKEVYSQRGQSNAILPAANYQTPQDQACQNAKEEGKPIRKGNWINEQQDLMMEDLEEPSNNGVK; this is encoded by the exons ATGGATTCAGATTCTTCAACTGATTGGCCTCACATGCTCAGTTTTAATGGGACATACAAGTACCTGTACTTGGAAGGCAATGTCTCCTACGTAGACTTCTACCTTCATCAGCCTTCAGTggcagctgtcttcatcatctctTACCTCCTCATCTTCCTGCTCTGTATGGTTGGCAATGGAGTGGTTTGCTTTATCGTTCTGCGGAGCAAACACATGCGTACGGTCACAAACCTTTTCATCTTAAACCTGGCGGTCAGTGATTTACTGGTGGGAATCTTCTGCATGCCCACCACTCTCCTGGACAACATCATTGCAG GATGGCCGTTTGGGAGCATGGTTTGCAAGATGAGTGGGATGGTCCAAGGAATCTCTGTCTCGGCCTCTGTCTTCACTCTAGTTGCAATTGCCGTAGACAG GTTCCGATGCATCGTTTATCCTTTTAAGCAGAAGCTGACCATTTCAACCGCAGTTGTCATTATAGCGGTCATCTGGATTCTGGCTGTGGCAATCATGTGTCCCTCTGCAGTCATGTCGCAGGTGCAAGAAGAGAAGCATTTCAGGGTGATCCTTGGCTATGGCAATGAAACCCGCCCTGTATACTGGTGCCGGGAGGACTGGCCTGATCCAGGAATGAGGAAGATCTACACGACGGTTCTATTTGCCAACATCTATCTGGCTCCCCTGTCACTCATTGTTATCATGTACGCGAGGATAGGCATTACTCTCTTCAACACGGCAATGCCTGCAGCGGGAAAACACAGCCAGGAGCAGCGGCACCTTGTGTCCAAGAAGAAGCAAAAAGTAATCAAAATGCTCATTATCGTGGCTTTGCTTTTCATCCTGTCCTGGCTTCCTTTGTGGACTCTGTTGATGCTCTCAGACTATGCTAACCTGTCAGATGTCCAGCTGCAGATCATCAACATTTATATCTATCCCTTTGCTCACTGGCTGGCCTTTTTCAACAGCAGTGTCAACCCCATCATCTATGGTTTCTTTAATGAAAACTTCCGCcgaggtttccaggcagcctttAAACTTCAGCTCTGTTCTAGGGAGGTGATTCACAAGGAGGTCTATTCGCAGCGAGGCCAAAGCAATGCCATTTTGCCAGCTGCCAACTACCAGACACCCCAAGATCAAGCTTGTCAAAATGCTAAGGAGGAGGGGAAGCCAATTAGGAAAGGAAATTGGATAAATGAGCAGCAGGATTTGATGATGGAGGATCTAGAAGAGCCCTCCAACAATGGAGTTAAGTGA